A DNA window from Patagioenas fasciata isolate bPatFas1 chromosome 1, bPatFas1.hap1, whole genome shotgun sequence contains the following coding sequences:
- the LOC136110819 gene encoding uncharacterized protein, which translates to MAPLSCGSISVLFRGVFNLGCSVDPFCSRWPTIAWKQQKLFAPAERIERTSRWRMLKTPGSLMEAALHKARGLKGATYGAPSFATRTPNHRDNVAVQLLRTVCVSGRVTSFVLFVCFSLEMKVRCPEFHVPCGPCWAESPPHARGRFPRAAAASAAPWGSSDVLLAEPAPTNSGHVEAPQWVFLEIPRSLCFIILTTYLL; encoded by the exons atggcaccgttgtcctgtggctcaatctccgttctgttccgtggagtcttcaatttaggatgttcag tggatccgttttgcagtcggtggcccacgattgcttggaaacagcagaagctgttcgctccggcggagcggattgaaaggaccagccgctggaggatgctgaagactcctgggtcgctgatggaagcagctttgcataaagcaaggg gtttgaaaggtgcgacgtacggagctccatcatttgccaccagaactccaaatcacagagacaatgttgctgtgcagctgctaaggacagtgtgtgtctcaggtagagtaacgtcctttgtgctctttgtGTGTTTCTCCCTTGAaatgaaggtgcgctgcccggagtttcacgttccgtgcggtccctgctgggctgagtctcctccccacGCTCGCGGTCGGTTCCCTCGCGCTGCCGCAGCCTCGGCAGCACCGTGGGGCTCGTCGGACGTGTTGTTGGCGGAGCCGGCACCGACAAACTCTGGACACGTCGAGGCGCCACAGTGGGTTTTCCTGGAAATTCCAAGGtccttgtgttttattattttaactacttACTTACTGTAA